In Immundisolibacter sp., the following proteins share a genomic window:
- a CDS encoding AMP-binding protein, whose protein sequence is MILPRDLLRRCGAALADHLAFIDGDRRRTWGDMDRRADRLAAALQGLGIGKGDVCAVLAHDRVEVVEHWYACLKLGALRVGINWRYAAREMLHLLHDSSARALLVEASCVPLLAGELDALRRAGLILIGFGAGHGLPLDYDTLLAKADRRPTLPALAEDDLIAISYTTGTTGLPKGALWTQRGVRDALVYSSLMLGLRQSDLYYAPFPMAGVPLLCATLGLVNGMAVLLPDGDFDAARSLELMAEHRATTGIFVPTMLQRLLERHAAGHHDLSALRMVSYGSSPATPQLIRGAMSQLGCEMIQLYGLTEATAGWLSFLQHEDHLQALGGRPELLGSCGRPALHVDLSIRGPDGQALPAGEIGEIWVQGSVTTPGYLNRPDENAELLSGSWLRTHDLGRIDEEGYLYLTDRKKFLIITGGYNVYPVTVEAVLAEHPAVREVAVVGAPHRDWGEAVVAIVSLRPGQRATVDELLAFCRPRLGRFEQPKHVVFMDELPKGATGKIAKANLRDGLRADPASLPWPAA, encoded by the coding sequence ATGATTCTGCCGCGTGATTTGCTGCGCCGCTGCGGCGCGGCGTTGGCCGATCACCTTGCGTTCATCGACGGCGACCGGCGCCGCACCTGGGGCGACATGGACCGCCGCGCCGATCGCCTGGCCGCGGCCCTGCAGGGGCTCGGCATCGGCAAGGGCGACGTGTGCGCGGTGCTGGCGCACGACCGCGTAGAAGTGGTCGAGCACTGGTACGCCTGCCTGAAGCTGGGCGCGCTTCGCGTGGGCATCAACTGGCGCTATGCGGCGCGCGAGATGCTGCACCTGCTGCACGACTCGTCGGCGCGCGCGCTGCTGGTGGAAGCATCCTGCGTGCCGCTGCTGGCCGGCGAACTGGACGCCCTGCGCCGGGCGGGGCTGATCCTGATCGGCTTTGGCGCCGGCCACGGTCTGCCGCTGGACTACGACACCCTGCTGGCCAAGGCGGACAGGCGTCCGACCCTGCCGGCACTGGCCGAAGACGACCTGATCGCCATCAGCTACACCACCGGCACCACCGGTCTGCCCAAGGGCGCGCTGTGGACGCAGCGCGGCGTGCGCGATGCGCTGGTGTATTCGAGCCTGATGCTGGGCCTGCGCCAGTCGGACCTGTACTACGCGCCGTTTCCGATGGCCGGCGTGCCGCTGCTGTGTGCCACCTTGGGCTTGGTCAACGGCATGGCGGTGCTGCTGCCGGATGGCGATTTCGACGCCGCCCGCAGTCTGGAATTGATGGCCGAGCACCGCGCCACCACCGGCATCTTCGTGCCGACCATGCTGCAGCGGCTGCTGGAGCGCCACGCCGCTGGCCACCACGACCTGTCCGCGCTGCGCATGGTCAGCTACGGCTCCTCGCCGGCCACGCCGCAGTTGATCCGCGGCGCCATGAGCCAGCTCGGCTGCGAGATGATCCAGCTGTATGGCCTCACCGAGGCCACCGCCGGCTGGCTGAGTTTCCTGCAGCACGAGGATCATCTGCAGGCGCTGGGCGGCCGTCCGGAGTTGCTCGGCTCCTGCGGACGGCCGGCGCTGCACGTCGACCTGTCCATCCGCGGCCCGGACGGCCAGGCGCTGCCGGCCGGCGAAATCGGCGAAATCTGGGTCCAGGGCAGCGTCACAACGCCCGGTTACCTGAACCGCCCTGACGAGAACGCCGAGCTGCTGAGTGGCTCCTGGCTGCGCACGCATGACCTCGGTCGCATCGACGAGGAGGGTTACCTGTACCTGACCGACCGCAAGAAGTTTCTGATCATCACCGGCGGCTACAACGTGTACCCGGTGACGGTGGAGGCGGTGCTGGCCGAGCACCCGGCGGTGCGCGAGGTGGCCGTGGTCGGCGCGCCGCACCGGGATTGGGGCGAGGCGGTGGTGGCCATCGTCAGCCTCAGGCCCGGCCAGCGCGCCACGGTCGATGAACTGCTGGCGTTCTGCCGCCCGCGCCTGGGTCGCTTCGAGCAGCCCAAGCACGTCGTGTTCATGGATGAACTGCCCAAGGGCGCCACCGGCAAGATCGCCAAGGCCAATCTGCGCGACGGCCTGCGGGCCGATCCGGCAAGTCTGCCCTGGCCGGCCGCGTGA